The window CGGGATGGCCTCCATGGCCTCCGGGGACGGCTCCCGCTCCGCGCGGACGATGATCCCCAGACCCAGCACCACCTCCCCCTCATACATCACCGCCGCCTGCCCGGGCGTGAGGTCCCGCATGGGCTCGTCGAAGATCACCTGCGCCCGGCGGTCGGGCATGGGCAGGATCCAGGCGGGCACCTCCCGGGCTCGATACCGGATCTTCACGGTGGCCCGGAAGGGCTCCGAAGGGATCTCTCCGCTGACGAAATGGAGGCCCTCCAGCAAGGCGACGCGGCGGCCCAGCTCCTCCGCCGTCCCCACGATCACCGCGTTGCGCTCCGGATCCAGATCCACTACGTAAAGGGGAACCCCGGCGGCGATCCCAAGGCCGCGCCGCTGGCCGATGGTGTAAAAGGCCAGCCCCTGGTGCTCCCCCAGAACCCGACCCCGCGTGTCCAGGATCGGGCCCGGCCGGAGGGCCTCTGGGGCGTGGCGGCGCAGGAAGGCCCGATAATCCCCGTCTGGGAGGAAGCACAGGTCCTGGCTTTCGGGCTTCTCGGCCACCGGGAGCCCGAAGCGGCGGGCCAGCTCCCGGACCTGCTCCTTGGTGTATTCGCCCACGGGGAACAGGGCGTGGCGCAGCTCCGCCTGCCCCAGCACGGCGAGCACATAGGACTGATCTTTGCGGGGATCCACCCCCCGCAAGAGCTGGTAGCGCCCATCGACCTGGCGAACCCGCGCGTAGTGGCCGGTGGCCAGGAACTCCGCTCCCAGGGCCCGGGCCCGCCGCAACAGCCAATCGAAGCGGACGAAGCGGTTGCACCGGAGGCATGGGTTCGGCGTGCGGCCGGCCAGGTATTCGGCGATGAAGAAATCGACCACCGTCTTCTTGAAGAAATCGGCCACATTGAGCACGTAGAAGGGGATGCCGAGATGGTCGGCCACCCGGTAGGCCAGCTCCATGTCCTCCAGGGTGCAGCAACGGTTGGTCGAGGCGCCGGCGCTCTCGCCCTCGCCCCACAGACGCAGCATGATGCCGATCACCTCATAGCCCTGCTCCACCAGCAGGGCGGCGGCGACGCTGCTGTCCACGCCGCCGCTCATCGCCACCACCACACGGGTCATCCTGCTCCTTTCCAGGCGGCCCACACCTCATCCGGCGTGGGTAACTTCCGGCCGCTTCCGGGCTCGACCAGCCGCAACCACTCCCCTTCCGCTCGCAGATCCAGGCCCAGGAGCTCGCTGCGCAGCGTGATGGGCTCGGCCGTCTGCGGCGGGATGGGACGGTAGCCTTCCGCGGACAGGCGAAACCCCCGCAGGGGCGGACTCAGGTATTCCCCAAAGGGATCGAACAGGAAATACTCCTGCACCCCCAGGGCCTCGTAGAGGCCTTTCTTGGACCCCAGATCCTCCCAGCGGGTGGAGGCCGAGGTCAGCTCGATCACCACATCGGGCCCTTTGCCTTCCTCCCACACTTTATAGATCCGACGGGGCCGACGCGGGATCCCGAAGACCACGAAGAGGTCCGGCGCCACCACAGCCCGCGGGTTCCCCTCCACGTAGTAGATCAGCAGGTTGCCGCTGACCACCACATCCGGGCGATGTTCAAAAAAGTGACGAAGGGCAAAGAGGAGGTTGAACAGGTTGTCCCGATGGATCTCCGTCTCCGCCACCGGCCGCCCATCTCCCTCGGGGTAATGAACGTCCTCCAGCGTCTCCTGGATCCGCTCCGCGCCCATCAGTCCTCCTCCGCACATCCTGGGCCGGGTTATTCCCCCCGGAGGAAGCCCCTTCGGCTGGCGTGAAGGATGGTGTAACCGAGCACACGCCCCTCGCGATAACGAACGATGATATCCTCATCCGTCAGCTCGCTCTCAGTAGCCGGAAGAGGATCGCCGAAACTCACATACAACACATCCGCCTCGGCATCGTAGGAGAGCCGGATCGTTTGCTGCGGAGTCTCTCGGATGTAGGGCAATAGTTTGAGATAAACCTCAACGGTATGGGCGAGCATCGGCGACCCTCACGCCGCTATGGCCTGCATCTCCCGCAGGCGGGCGACGGCCCGGGGCAGCACCTCCAGGACGGTCTCGATGTCCTCCTCGGTGTTGGACTTGCCCAGGGTGAGCCGTAAGGAGCCGACCGCCCACTCGTGGGGCAGGCCCATCGCCAGCAGCACCTCCGAAGGCTCGGGCCGGCCGCTGGTGCAGGCGGAGCCGGTGCTGGCGGCGATCCCCTCCACGTCCAGGGCCAGCAGGAGCTCCTCGCCGTTGATCCCCCGGAACACGAAGCTGGCGTGATGGGGCAGGCGCTCGGTGGGATGGCCGGTCAGGCGCGCCTCCGGCACCCGCTCCAGGATCCCCTGGATCAGGCGATCGCGCAGCCGCCGCAGCCGGGCGTTCTCGCTCTCCCGGCTCTCCTGGGCCAGGCGCAGGGCCGTGGCCAGCCCCACGATCCCGGCCACGTTCACCGTGCCGGCCCGGCGACCCCGCTCGTGCCCGCCCCCGGTGATGACCGGCAGATACGGCGTCCCCTGGCGGATGTAGAGCACTCCCACCCCCTTCGGGCCGTAGAACTTGT is drawn from Thermoflexus hugenholtzii and contains these coding sequences:
- the mnmA gene encoding tRNA 2-thiouridine(34) synthase MnmA, which encodes MTRVVVAMSGGVDSSVAAALLVEQGYEVIGIMLRLWGEGESAGASTNRCCTLEDMELAYRVADHLGIPFYVLNVADFFKKTVVDFFIAEYLAGRTPNPCLRCNRFVRFDWLLRRARALGAEFLATGHYARVRQVDGRYQLLRGVDPRKDQSYVLAVLGQAELRHALFPVGEYTKEQVRELARRFGLPVAEKPESQDLCFLPDGDYRAFLRRHAPEALRPGPILDTRGRVLGEHQGLAFYTIGQRRGLGIAAGVPLYVVDLDPERNAVIVGTAEELGRRVALLEGLHFVSGEIPSEPFRATVKIRYRAREVPAWILPMPDRRAQVIFDEPMRDLTPGQAAVMYEGEVVLGLGIIVRAEREPSPEAMEAIPARAALS
- a CDS encoding Uma2 family endonuclease, coding for MGAERIQETLEDVHYPEGDGRPVAETEIHRDNLFNLLFALRHFFEHRPDVVVSGNLLIYYVEGNPRAVVAPDLFVVFGIPRRPRRIYKVWEEGKGPDVVIELTSASTRWEDLGSKKGLYEALGVQEYFLFDPFGEYLSPPLRGFRLSAEGYRPIPPQTAEPITLRSELLGLDLRAEGEWLRLVEPGSGRKLPTPDEVWAAWKGAG
- a CDS encoding DUF2283 domain-containing protein, with the protein product MLAHTVEVYLKLLPYIRETPQQTIRLSYDAEADVLYVSFGDPLPATESELTDEDIIVRYREGRVLGYTILHASRRGFLRGE